Proteins encoded within one genomic window of Platichthys flesus chromosome 13, fPlaFle2.1, whole genome shotgun sequence:
- the sympk gene encoding symplekin yields MDRSPEEGETSHMIDMTTSEKVVDLLNQAALIPTDEKLAVLKQVQELIINKDPSLLDNFLDEMIAFQTDKSIEVKKFVIGFIEEACKRDNELLLRLIANLNMLLKDESVNVVKKAILTLTQLYKVTLQWLLRAKGASDMQEACWDMVTQMKEDVLAQLDSENDGVRTHAIKFTEALIISLSARTSDSDIPKRQEGDISLDKVPKDHPYIRYDVLCEEGKSALEKMLKFMVHPAISSINLTTALGSLASIARQRPMFMSEVVQSFETLHANLPPTLAKSQVSSVRKNLKLHLVAVLKHPCSLEYQGQISTLLLDLGMPQSEITRSTPVVREQRKRPRHEQYTEGKKVKMEPTLMEDDEDKEEPASLTAPKPAAVPVVQSAIDVTAEFLRPLLNPQNVANLVLISMVYLPDVMPASFQATYTPVESAGTDAQIKHLARMMATQMTSAGIGPGLEKCKAREDDACKEEANEEDSVSKDLLIKRKVAKKGQAISVVGGYSENVPTVEAPSPVTVKRLPEPIVPTAQTKMTGATGRKKVFRLSNVVQTLSDAQIETLTSKAIKRILHSEKAIAQSGMSHVRVKLLSRLVTQFDGRMKEDVLAFILEDIRTRSDLAFSLLYQEYNTYLSQLPSGLLESYEHCLYTLLSGLQEKPEQRDGLFTKLVLEAPIITESALEVIRRYCEDESRVYLGMTTLKELIIKRPSRQFQYLHVLLDLSSHEKEKVRTTALSFLKRMYEKDQLRDYIEKFALNYLQLLVHPNPPSLLFGADKDTEVASPWTEETVRQCLFLYLSLLPLNHRLVHELASVYTEAIADIKRSVLRAIEQPIRGMGMNSPELLLLVENCPKGAETLVTRCLHILTDKVPPSPELVERVRDLYHKRVPDVRFLIPVINGLEKNEVIQALPKLIKLNPIVVKEVFNRLLGTQHSEGSSSVSPLTPGDLLIALHNIDSTKCDMKSIIKATNLCFGEKNVYTSEVLAVVMQQLMEHSPLPILLMRTVIQSLTMYPRLGGFVMNILSRLIVKQVWKYPKVWEGFVKCCQRTKPQSYSVLLQLPPAQLTSVFERCPEMRDPLLQHVLSFTPHQQAHIPNSIMTILEANKKSPLKPVEPVVEKEIETITAPAATVSEMVPTATLKEPEMEVQHEPVQQESFQPEPFQHEPFQHEPVQHKQFEHRPVQQEQVQHEPVQQEQVQHEPVQQESFQHEQVQHEQVQPETIRHEPAIMQEEEPMEQEEDFEPVIQEERVGTVSQVELERDSDTPSPHSEAAEEPSEVSEPEPSDLQEPEREVEAEATGSEADSGSEDME; encoded by the exons ATGGATCGGTCTCCAGAGGAGGGAGAAACCTCCCACATGATCGACATGACCACGAGTGAGAAG GTGGTGGATCTCCTGAACCAGGCTGCTCTCATACCCACAGATGAGAAGCTTGCTGTGCTCAAACAG GTCCAGGAGCTCATCATCAACAAGGACCCGTCTCTTCTCGACAATTTCTTGGAT GAGATGATTGCGTTTCAGACTGACAAGTCTATTGAGGTTAAAAAGTTTGTCATTGGCTTCATAGAAGAGGCTTG taAACGGGACAATGAGCTCCTCCTCCGACTGATCGCCAACCTGAACATGTTGCTGAAGGATGAAAGTGTGAATGTGGTGAAGAAAGCCATCCTCACTCTCACCCAGCTGTACAAAGTTACTCTGCAG TGGCTGTTGCGTGCCAAAGGAGCATCAGATATGCAGGAGGCGTGCTGGGACATGGTCACACAGATGAAAGAGGACGTTCTGGCCCAGCTGGATTCTGAAAATGACGGCGTGCGCACTCATGCCATCAAGTTCACAGAGGCACTGATTATCAGTCTGTCAGCACGGACATCAGACTCTGACATCCCCAAAAGACAGGAGGGGGACATCAGCCTGGATAAAGTCCCTAAAGATCACCCGTACATTCGATACG ATGTCTTGTGTGAGGAGGGAAAGTCTGCGCTGGAGAAGATGCTGAAGTTCATGGTCCACCCGGCCATTTCCAGCATCAACCTCACTACAGCACTGGGCTCACTGGCCAGTATTGCCCGTCAGAGGCCGATGTTCATGTCGGAGGTGGTGCAGTCGTTTGAGACACTGCATG CAAACCTGCCGCCCACTCTGGCCAAGTCCCAGGTGAGCAGCGTGAGGAAAAACCTGAAGCTGCACCTAGTGGCCGTCCTCAAGCATCCCTGCAGCCTGGAGTACCAGGGTCAGATCAGCACCCTGCTGCTGGACCTGGGAATGCCCCAGAGTGAAATAACCCGTTCCACACCTGTAGTGCGCGAGCAGCGCAAAAGACCGCGCCATGAACAatacacagagggaaaaaaggtTAAGATGG AACCGACCTTGATGGAAGACGATGAGGACAAAGAGGAGCCGGCCTCTCTCACCGCTCCTAAACCAGCTGCTGTCCCAGTCGTACAGTCGGCCATTGACGTCACAGCTGAGTTTCTGCGCCCGCTGCTCAACCCACAGAACGTTGCCAACCTG gTGCTCATCAGCATGGTGTATCTGCCTGATGTCATGCCGGCATCCTTCCAGGCCACATACACGCCTGTGGAGTCAGCCGGCACCGATGCACAGATTAAACATCTGGCTAGGATGATGGCCACACAGATGACTTCAGCCGGGATTGGTCCAG GACTTGAAAAGTGCAAAGCCAGAGAGGACGACGCGTGCAAAGAGGAAGCCAATGAGGAAGACTCTGTTTCTAAAGACCTGCTCATCAAACGCAAAGTTGCGAAGAAGGGCCAAGCGATCTCCGTGGTGGGAGGTTACTCAGAAAACGTTCCAACCGTTGAGGCTCCGAGTCCCGTCACAGTCAAGAGGCTTCCTGAGCCCATCGTGCCCACTGCACAAACCAA AATGACTGGGGCAACTGGGAGGAAAAAAGTGTTTCGGTTGTCCAATGTCGTCCAGACGTTATCAGACGCCCAGATTGAGACGTTGACCTCCAAAGCAATCAAACGCATCCTGCATTCAGAGAAGGCTATCGCTCAAAGTGGCATGTCCCAT GTCCGAGTGAAGCTCCTCTCCAGGCTTGTGACACAATTTGACGGGAGGATGAAGGAAGACGTGCTGGCGTTTATTCTAGAGGACATCAGGACCAGGAGTGACCTGGCATTTTCTCTCCTGTACCAAGAGTACAACACTTACCTCAGCCAGCTGCCCTCTGGGCTGTTGGAAAGTTATGAACACTGTCTCTACACGCTGCTGTCCGGCCTGCAggagaaaccagagcagagagacgg ACTCTTCACCAAACTGGTTCTGGAGGCTCCCATTATAACAGAATCTGCTTTGGAAGTGATAAGACGGTACTGCGAGGACGAG TCTCGGGTGTATCTGGGCATGACGACTCTGAAGGAGCTCATCATCAAACGGCCCTCGAGGCAGTTTCAGTATCTGCACGTTCTTCTTGATCTCAGCTCACATGAAAAAGAGAAG gtgcgGACCACTGCCCTGTCCTTTCTGAAGCGGATGTATGAGAAAGACCAGCTCAGAGACTACATAGAAAAGTTTGCCCTGAACTACCTGCAGCTTCTTGTCCATCCcaaccctccctctcttctctttgggGCTGACAAAGACACAG AGGTGGCATCTCCCTGGACTGAAGAGACCGTGAGACAGTGTCTgttcctctacctgtctctgcttcctctAAACCACCGGCTGGTCCATGAGCTCGCTTCTGTTTACACTGAGGCCATCGCTGACATCAAGCGCAGCGTGCTCCGAGCTATAGAGCAGCCT ATCCGTGGAATGGGAATGAACTCACCAGAGCTGCTGCTACTGGTTGAGAACTGTCCTAAAGGAGCAGAGACTCTAGTCACCCGCTGCCTGCACATTTTGACCGATAAAG tgCCTCCGTCTCCTGAGCTGGTGGAGAGAGTTCGAGATCTTTACCACAAACGTGTGCCCGATGTTCGTTTCCTTATACCGGTCATAAATGGCCTAGAAAAG AATGAAGTCATCCAGGCTCTTCCCAAGCTCATCAAACTCAACCCCATTGTGGTGAAGGAGGTGTTCAACCGTCTGTTGGGAACTCAGCACA GCGAAGGAAGTTCGTCTGTGTCCCCTCTCACCCCAGGAGACCTGCTCATTGCCTTGCACAACATTGACTCCACCAAATGTGATATGAAGTCTATCATAAAAG CTACCAACCTCTGCTTCGGGGAAAAGAATGTTTACACATCAGAGGTTTTAGCCGTGGTGATGCAGCAGCTGATGGAGCACAGCCCCCTCCCCATTCTGCTCATGCGCACAGTCATCCAGTCCCTCACCATGTATCCCAGACTGGGCGGCTTTGTCATGAACATCCTGTCCCGCCTCATCGTGAAGCAG GTGTGGAAGTATCCTAAGGTGTGGGAAGGATTTGTGAAATGCTGCCAGAGGACCAAGCCTCAGTCGTACAGCGTGTTGCTGCAGCTGCCGCCCGCCCAACTGACGAGTGTGTTTGAACGCTGCCCGGAGATGAGAGATCCTCTTCTACAGCACGTCCTCTCCTTCACCCCTCATCAG CAAGCTCACATACCCAACTCCATCATGACGATCCTGGAAGCAAACAAAAAGTCACCGCTGAAACCAGTAGAGCCAGTTGTGGAGAAGGAG ATCGAAACCATCACTGCTCCAGCTGCCACAGTTTCAGAAATGGTTCCCACTGCAACACTGAAAGAACCAGAGATGGAAGTCCAGCACGAGCCGGTTCAACAAGAATCGTTCCAGCCTGAGCCGTTCCAACACGAGCCGTTCCAACACGAGCCGGTTCAGCACAAACAGTTTGAGCACCGGCCGGTTCAGCAAGAGCAGGTCCAGCACGAGCCGGTTCAGCAAGAGCAGGTCCAGCACGAGCCGGTTCAACAAGAATCGTTCCAGCATGAGCAGGTCCAGCACGAGCAGGTCCAGCCTGAGACGATCCGGCACGAGCCAGCCATCAtgcaggaggaagaaccaaTGGAGCAAGAGGAAGATTTTGAACCTGTGATACAAGAGGAAAGGGTTGGCACTGTCTCCCAG GTGGAGTTGGAGAGAGACAGTGACACACCATCACCTCACTCAGAGGCAGCTGAAGAGCCATCGGAGGTTTCTGAACCTGAACCTTCAGACCTCcaggagccagagagagaggtTGAAGCTGAGGCCACCGGCTCGGAGGCTGACAGCGGCAGCGAAGACATGGAATGA
- the LOC133966937 gene encoding ASNSD1 upstream open reading frame protein-like, which yields MSSKGRDNDDSSEWQSALKEELNKKIKEQKVVVDELSNLKKNRNVYIQQRNSNIFFLADRGQTLGSCKKELDNMKKELQDM from the exons ATGTCATCTAAAGGCCGAGACAACGACGACAGCTCTGAGTGGCAGTCTGCACTGAAGGAGGAACTCAACAAGAAG ATCAAGGAGCAGAAAGTTGTGGTGGACGAGCTCTCCAACTTGAAGAAGAACAGG AACGTTTACATCCAACAGAGGAACAGTAACATTTTCTTCTTGGCAGACAGAGGTCAGACACTGGGTTCATGCAAAA AGGAACTGGATAATATGAaaaaggagctgcaggacatGTGA
- the zgc:136439 gene encoding uncharacterized protein zgc:136439: MKAVILAAGYGTRLQRDVSADRSGRFDHLVGSAKPLLPVGRCALISHWVRALTASGAVDSVYVVTNALYRAAFEEWAAHFTNVQIVSDQTRSNDERLGAVACLQLAVKHFKIEDHVIAIGGDTLFKEDFSLSQVKEKFSDFQAKCDDSCLVLSYQCRDEETHKYGILEVNSELCVLCMKEKPLPSETKSRRACPCFYVFSKKSLPLLDTFLEEKEKAPIEEKDAPGNFVSWLIPRKPVYVHQISGRFDVGNLPSYIECDLYFKENLQDAESYMV; this comes from the exons ATGAAGGCCGTCATCCTCGCGGCTGGCTACGGGACCAGGCTCCAGAGGGACGTGTCGGCGGACCGCAGCGGGAGGTTCGATCACCTGGTCGGCAGTGCGAAGCCGCTGCTGCCGGTGGGCCGCTGCGCACTGATCTCCCACTGGGTTCGAGCGCTGACCGCGTCCGGTGCTGTGGACTCAGTGTATGTTGTG aCCAACGCTCTGTACCGAGCTGCCTTTGAAGAGTGGGCCGCACATTTCACTAATGTCCAGATTGTCAGCGATCAGACGAGAAGCAATGAT GAGCGCCTTGGGGCTGTGGCCTGTCTGCAGCTCGCCGTAAAGCACTTCAAGATAGAAGACCATGTCATCGCTATTGGAGG TGATACGCTCTTTAAAGAAGATTTTAGCCTCAGTCAAGTCAAAGAGAAGTTTTCTGACTTCCAGGCAAAGTGTGACGACAGCTGTCTAGTGCTGTCGTACCAGTGCAGAgatgaag AAACCCATAAGTACGGGATTCTGGAAGTGAACAGTGAACTTTGTGTCCTCTGCATGAAGGAGAAGCCTCTTCCTTCTGAGACCAAGTCCAGGAGAGCA TGTCCTTGTTTCTATGTGTTCTCAAAGAAAAGTCTCCCTCTGTTGGATACATTCCttgaggagaaggag AAAGCTCCTATTGAAGAGAAAGATGCTCCAGGAAACTTTGTGTCTTGGCTCATTCCGAG gaAACCAGTGTATGTTCATCAGATTTCTGGGCGTTTTGACGTTGGAAACTTGCCGTCCTATATCGAATGTGACCTCTACTTCAAAGAAAATCTTCAGGATGCAGAGTCTTACATGGTGTAA
- the LOC133967295 gene encoding solute carrier family 35 member F5-like isoform X1 — protein sequence MEWVFIMNRMSSQGSAAAQRRRMALGVVILLLVDVIWVASSELTSYIFKRQEYNKPFFSTFTKTSMFVLYLLGFLLWRPWRQQCTGSLKRRHSAFFADAEAYFAPCTTDTTVNNRLSEPLYVPVKFQDVPAEQSNYLTGDFQTSATKKQRVRFSNIMEVRQLPSTQALEAKLSRMSYPAAKDHEAMLHTVGKLTITDVAKISFFFCFVWFLANLSYQEALSDMQVAIVNILSSTSGLFTLILAAIFPSNSSDRFTLSKLLAVALSMGGVALVSFSSMDSPDEKGVTGSLWSLAGAILYAFYIVMIKRRVDREDKLDIPMFFGFVGLFNLLLLWPGFLVLHYTGFEAFELPSQLVWTYILINGLIGTVLSEFLWLWGCFLTSSLIGTLSLSLTIPLSMMADICMQKVRFSWLFFAGAVPVFLSFIIATVLCHYNNWDPVLVGLRRVYAFVCRKHRIQRLPEDSELCESLIPLHTVSPNEGSVCS from the exons ATGGAATGGGTGTTCATCATGAACCGGATGAGCTCTCAGGGTAGCGCTGCAGCCCAGCGCAGGCGGATGGCCCTGGGGGTTGTGATTCTCCTACTGGTGGACGTCATCTGGGTCGCCTCGTCAGAGCTGACCTCA TACATTTTCAAGCGACAGGAGTACAACAAGCCCTTCTTCAGCACGTTCACCAAGACCTCCATGTTCGTGCTGTACCTGCTGGGCTTCCTGCTGTGGCGGCCCTGGAGGCAGCAGTGCACCGGCTCTCTGAAACGCCGCCACTCTGCATTT TTTGCTGATGCGGAGGCCTACTTCGCACCGTGCACCACTGACACTACTGTGAACAACCGTTTG AGTGAACCACTGTATGTGCCTGTGAAGTTCCAGGATGTACCTGCTGAACAATCAAATTATTTGACTGGAGATTTTCAAACTT CAGCTACCAAAAAGCAGCGGGTGCGTTTCAGTAACATCATGGAGGTGCGTCAGCTGCCCTCCACTCAGGCTCTGGAGGCCAAGCTGTCCCGCATGTCCTACCCTGCTGCCAAGGACCATGAAGCCATGCTGCACACGGTGGGCAAGCTCACCATCACTGATGTGGCCAagatcagcttcttcttctgctttgtg TGGTTCCTCGCTAACCTGTCCTACCAGGAAGCCCTGTCCGACATGCAGGTGGCAATTGTCAACATTTTATCCTCCACCTCAG GCCTGTTCACACTGATCTTGGCAGCCATATTTCCCAGCAACAGCAGCGACCGCTTCACTTTGTCCAAGCTGCTCGCTGTGGCTCTCAG CATGGGGGGTGTGGCGCTGGTGAGTTTCTCCAGCATGGACAGCCCTGATGAGAAAGGTGTCACAG GTTCCTTGTGGTCACTGGCCGGGGCGATACTTTACGCTTTCTACATTGTCATGATCAAGAGACGAGTGGACCGGGAGGACAAGCTGGACATTCCCATGTTCTTTG ggtTTGTGGGTCTgttcaacctgctgctgctgtggccggGCTTCCTCGTGCTTCACTACACAGGCTTCGAGGCCTTCGAGCTCCCCAGCCAGCTGGTGTGGACGTACATCCTCATCAACGGCCTCATCGGCACCGTGCTCTCCGAGTTTCTCTGGCTCTG GGGCTGTTTCCTCACGTCATCTCTCATAGGAACTCTATCACTGAGCCTCACCATCCCGCTCTCTATGATGGCAGACATTTGTATGCAGAAG gTTCGTTTTTCTTGGCTGTTTTTCGCGGGCGCGGTCCccgtcttcctctccttcatcaTTGCCACGGTCTTATGCCACTACAACAACTGGGACCCCGTGCTGGTGGGGCTCCGCAGAGTGTACGCCTTCGTTTGCAGGAAACATCGAATCCAGAG ACTGCCAGAAGACAGCGAGCTGTGTGAAAGCCTTATCCCTCTGCACACTGTCTCACCCAACGAAGGAAGTGTGTGTTCGTGA
- the LOC133967295 gene encoding solute carrier family 35 member F5-like isoform X2 yields the protein MEWVFIMNRMSSQGSAAAQRRRMALGVVILLLVDVIWVASSELTSYIFKRQEYNKPFFSTFTKTSMFVLYLLGFLLWRPWRQQCTGSLKRRHSAFFADAEAYFAPCTTDTTVNNRLSEPLYVPVKFQDVPAEQSNYLTGDFQTSTKKQRVRFSNIMEVRQLPSTQALEAKLSRMSYPAAKDHEAMLHTVGKLTITDVAKISFFFCFVWFLANLSYQEALSDMQVAIVNILSSTSGLFTLILAAIFPSNSSDRFTLSKLLAVALSMGGVALVSFSSMDSPDEKGVTGSLWSLAGAILYAFYIVMIKRRVDREDKLDIPMFFGFVGLFNLLLLWPGFLVLHYTGFEAFELPSQLVWTYILINGLIGTVLSEFLWLWGCFLTSSLIGTLSLSLTIPLSMMADICMQKVRFSWLFFAGAVPVFLSFIIATVLCHYNNWDPVLVGLRRVYAFVCRKHRIQRLPEDSELCESLIPLHTVSPNEGSVCS from the exons ATGGAATGGGTGTTCATCATGAACCGGATGAGCTCTCAGGGTAGCGCTGCAGCCCAGCGCAGGCGGATGGCCCTGGGGGTTGTGATTCTCCTACTGGTGGACGTCATCTGGGTCGCCTCGTCAGAGCTGACCTCA TACATTTTCAAGCGACAGGAGTACAACAAGCCCTTCTTCAGCACGTTCACCAAGACCTCCATGTTCGTGCTGTACCTGCTGGGCTTCCTGCTGTGGCGGCCCTGGAGGCAGCAGTGCACCGGCTCTCTGAAACGCCGCCACTCTGCATTT TTTGCTGATGCGGAGGCCTACTTCGCACCGTGCACCACTGACACTACTGTGAACAACCGTTTG AGTGAACCACTGTATGTGCCTGTGAAGTTCCAGGATGTACCTGCTGAACAATCAAATTATTTGACTGGAGATTTTCAAACTT CTACCAAAAAGCAGCGGGTGCGTTTCAGTAACATCATGGAGGTGCGTCAGCTGCCCTCCACTCAGGCTCTGGAGGCCAAGCTGTCCCGCATGTCCTACCCTGCTGCCAAGGACCATGAAGCCATGCTGCACACGGTGGGCAAGCTCACCATCACTGATGTGGCCAagatcagcttcttcttctgctttgtg TGGTTCCTCGCTAACCTGTCCTACCAGGAAGCCCTGTCCGACATGCAGGTGGCAATTGTCAACATTTTATCCTCCACCTCAG GCCTGTTCACACTGATCTTGGCAGCCATATTTCCCAGCAACAGCAGCGACCGCTTCACTTTGTCCAAGCTGCTCGCTGTGGCTCTCAG CATGGGGGGTGTGGCGCTGGTGAGTTTCTCCAGCATGGACAGCCCTGATGAGAAAGGTGTCACAG GTTCCTTGTGGTCACTGGCCGGGGCGATACTTTACGCTTTCTACATTGTCATGATCAAGAGACGAGTGGACCGGGAGGACAAGCTGGACATTCCCATGTTCTTTG ggtTTGTGGGTCTgttcaacctgctgctgctgtggccggGCTTCCTCGTGCTTCACTACACAGGCTTCGAGGCCTTCGAGCTCCCCAGCCAGCTGGTGTGGACGTACATCCTCATCAACGGCCTCATCGGCACCGTGCTCTCCGAGTTTCTCTGGCTCTG GGGCTGTTTCCTCACGTCATCTCTCATAGGAACTCTATCACTGAGCCTCACCATCCCGCTCTCTATGATGGCAGACATTTGTATGCAGAAG gTTCGTTTTTCTTGGCTGTTTTTCGCGGGCGCGGTCCccgtcttcctctccttcatcaTTGCCACGGTCTTATGCCACTACAACAACTGGGACCCCGTGCTGGTGGGGCTCCGCAGAGTGTACGCCTTCGTTTGCAGGAAACATCGAATCCAGAG ACTGCCAGAAGACAGCGAGCTGTGTGAAAGCCTTATCCCTCTGCACACTGTCTCACCCAACGAAGGAAGTGTGTGTTCGTGA
- the asnsd1 gene encoding asparagine synthetase domain-containing protein 1: MCGIFCQLTLSPAHFEWDKTVYEHLKRRGPSWSQDLTVTGRDPCYQCLFSAHVLHMRGVLTPQPLQDNIGNVLVWNGEIFGGLPVKSSENDTVVVSQSLLSCSSPSEILSVLSSVRGPWGFVYYQKAGDYLWFGRDFFGRRSLLWKFDAGVLTLTSVAAQDSGLDQFSWQEVPAVGVYRIDLKAATEAGTVTFEVYPWATSCSDTILESAPSGCTAMMNQSGLVLPSPVCPLNMSIPKSSNETDAQSNSDSSVIDLQQLLESKEGNYEVSRLLDVLSEALRRRVQSLPIEDEAANNDQASIALLFSGGIDSMILAVLADRHIPAHQPIDLLNVAFKLQEPKKQKDSAKNVKKHKNKPNDNNTDGAGSRTFRPFDVPDRITGKAGLKELQDLNPERRWNFVEINITQEELHKMRQERIGHLVHPLDTVLDDSIGCAVWFAARGTGFLTDDKDKRPFSSSAKVVLTGIGADEQLAGYSRHRVRFKTSGHEGLIQELAMELGRISSRNLGRDDRVIGDHGKEARFPFLDEDVVSYLNSLPVWEKANLSLPRGVGEKLLLRLTARRLGLRQSAVLPKRAMQFGSRIAKMENSREKASDKCSRLLTG, from the exons ATGTGTGGCATCTTTTGTCAGCTGACTCTGTCACCTGCTCACTTTGAGTGGGACAAAACAGTTTATGAACATCTGAAGAGAAGAGGGCCCAGCTGGAGCCAGGATCTCACAGTGACAGGCAGGGATCCTTGTTACCAGTGTTTATTCTCTGCCCACGTCCTTCACATGAGAGGTGTCCTTACCCCTCAGCCACTGCAAGACAACATTGGAAACGTGTTGGTATGGAATGGGGAGATCTTTGGTGGCCTGCCAGTGAAGTCGTCGGAGAATGACActgttgttgtgtctcagtcacTGTTGTCCTGCAGCAGCCCCTCAGAGATCCTGTCAGTCCTGTCCAGTGTGAGGGGACCATGGGGGTTTGTTTACTACCAAAAGGCTGGAGACTACCTGTGGTTTGGCAGAGACTTCTTTGGCAGGCGGAGTTTGCTGTGGAAATTTGATGCAGGGGTTTTGACCCTGACGTCTGTGGCAGCTCAGGATTCTGGGCTGGATCAGTTTTCTTGGCAAGAGGTTCCAGCAGTTGGTGTTTACAGGATTGACCTGAAGGCAGCTACAGAGGCCGGCACTGTGACTTTTGAGGTTTATCCTTGGGCTACCTCCTGCAGTGACACTATACTGGAGTCTGCTCCCAGTGGCTGCACTGCTATGATGAACCAATCAGGACTGGTGCTCCCCTCGCCTGTGTGCCCTCTTAATATGTCCATCCCGAAGTCATCAAATGAGACAGACGCTCAGTCAAACTCAGATTCATCCGTCATagatctgcagcagctgcttgaAAGCAAAGAGGGAAACTATGAGGTGAGTCGTCTTCTTGATGTTCTGAGTGAGGCGCTGAGGCGACGGGTCCAGAGTCTGCCGATTGAGGATGAGGCAGCTAATAATGACCAGGCCAGCATCGCTCTACTTTTCTCTGGAGGCATCGATTCTATGATTCTGGCTGTATTGGCCGACCGTCACATACCTGCCCATCAGCCAATAGATCTTCTCAATGTAGCATTCAAACTACAGGAGCCAAAAAAGCAGAAGGACTCAGCAAAGAATGTCAAGAAGCACAAAAACAAGCCAAACGACAATAACACTGATGGAGCTGGTTCCCGAACATTCAGACCCTTTGACGTTCCAGACAGAATCACTGGGAAAGCAGGTCTCAAGGAATTACAAGACCTGAATCCTGAGAGAAGATGGAATTTTGTTGAAATCAATATTAcgcaggaggagctgcacaaAATGCGCCAGGAACGCATCGGTCATCTGGTGCATCCGCTGGACACAGTCCTCGATGACAGCATTGGATGTGCTGTGTGGTTTGCAGCAAGAGGGACCGGGTTCCTCACGGACGACAAAGACAAGAGGCCTTTCTCATCATCAGCTAAG GTCGTTCTGACAGGAATCGGAGCAGATGAGCAGCTGGCCGGTTACTCCAGACACAGAGTCCGCTTTAAGACATCTGGACATGAGGGACTGATCCAGGAGTTGGCCATGGAGCTGGGCAGGATCTCCTCCAGGAATTTGGGCAGAGATGACAGAGTTATAGGGGACCATGGGAAGGAGGCAAG ATTTCCGTTCTTGGACGAGGACGTGGTGAGCTACCTGAATTCTCTGCCCGTGTGGGAGAAGGCCAATCTGTCACTTCCTCGAGGCGTCGGGGAGAAACTCCTCTTGAGACTGACGGCGAGGCGGCTCGGCCTCCGTCAGTCTGCAGTCCTGCCGAAGAGAGCCATGCAATTCGGCTCCCGCATCGCAAAGATGGAGAACAGCCGTGAAAAGGCCTCTGACAAGTGCAGCAGACTCCTCACTGGTTAG